The nucleotide window TCTGACGGCCCGGACGGCGGGCGTCCACCGGCGCCCGCCGCCTTTACACCCCCGGGGAAAAGGGATACCGTATTTTGGTATCAGACCGATTCTCCGGGGGCTCGCAGCGATGGATCGCAGTGTCGTCGAACGGTGCCGCGAGGAGCTGCAGCGGCAACTGGACGAACTGATGGCGGGGGCCGAGCGGACCGTCGTCGACATGACGACCGTCGGCGAGGAGAACTTCCCCGATCCCACCGATCGCGCGCTCCTCGAGTCGAACCGCAACTTCACCCTCCGCCTCCGCGACCGGGACCGGAAGCTGCTGGCCAAGATCAAGGAGGCCATCAAGCGGATCGAGGCCGGCACGTTCGGAACCTGCGACGGGTGCGGGGGAGAGATCGAGGAGAAGCGGCTGATCGCCCGGCCGGTGACCTCCCTCTGCATCGACTGCAAGACCGTCGCGGAGGAAGAAGAGGTCAAGTAGGGCTCCCGGACGGAACCGCCCGAAGGAGGCCCACGGAGGCCGGATGACGGAGCTTCGCAAAGACCCGATCGTGGGCCGCTGGGTCATCATATCGACCGAGCGCGCCAAGCGGCCCCACGAGTTCCCCCAGGAATCCCCCCCGCGCCGCGAGGGGGTCTGCCCCCTCTGCCCCGGCAGCGAACGGATGACCCCCCCGGAGATCCTGGCCTACCGCCAGGGCGGGGCGCCCAACGACCCGAACTGGACGCTTCGCGTCGTCTCCAACAAGTTCCCCGCCCTGCGCATCGAGGGGGATCTCGGGAAGGCGGCCGACGGGATCTACGACCGGATGAACGGGATCGGCGCGCACGAGGTCGTGATCGAGTCGGAGCGGCACGACGTCGACCTGTTCGACCTTCCGGAGAAGCGGTTCGAGGACGTCCTGTGGGCGTTCCGCGACCGACTCCTCGACCTGAAGAAGGACCGCCGGTTCAAGTCGGTCATCATCTTCAAGAACCACGGGGCGGCGGCGGGAGCGTCCCTCGCCCACACCCACTCCCAGCTCATCGCCCTCCCCGTCGTCCCGAAGCGGGTGATGGAGGAGATGAACGGGTGCCGGGAGTATTACCGGTTCCGCGACCGGTGCGTCTTCTGCGACATCATCGTCCAGGAGATGGAGCAGAAGGTGCGGATCGTCGAGGAGACCGGCGAATTCCTGGCGTTCGCGCCGTACGCCCCCCGGTTCCCGTTCGAGACCTGGATCGTGCCGAAGCGCCACCAGTGCGCGTACGAGATGATCGAGTCGGACCAGGCGCGGGCGCTGGCCGCCGTCTTCCGGCGGACGCTGCGGCGGCTCAACCTCGCCCTGGAGAACCCGCCGTTCAATTTCATCGTCCACAGCGCCCCGTTCCAGGAAGGGGCGGTCGATTTCTTCCACTGGCACATCGAGATCATGCCGAAACTGACCAAGGTCGCGGGGTTCGAATGGGGATCCGGCTTCTACATCAACCCGACGCCGCCCGAGGAATCGGCGAAGTACATGCGCGAACTGCCCGAGTGAGGGAGCGCAGGTTGTGAAGGTCCTCGTCGCCTCCTCCGAGATCGTCCCCTTCGCGAAGACGGGAGGATTGGCCGACGTCACCGGCGCGCTCCCCAAGGCGCTCCGCCGGATCGGGATCGAGGCGGACTGCATCCTCCCGTTCTACCGGTGCATCGACCGCGAACGGTTCCCCGTCGACGGTCCGGGGCAGGCGATCCGGGTCCCCGTCGGCCATCGCGAGGAGCAGGGAACGGTCGAGGAGACCGACGCGGGGGACGGGGTCCGCGCGTTCCTCGTCCGGAACGACCGGTACTTCGACCGGGAGTTCCTCTACGGGACCAAGGACGGCGACTACGTCGACAACTGCGAGCGGTTCGCCTTCTTCTGCCGGGGCGTCATGGAGTGGATCCTCCGGAGCGGCCGCC belongs to Deltaproteobacteria bacterium and includes:
- the dksA gene encoding RNA polymerase-binding protein DksA, with the translated sequence MDRSVVERCREELQRQLDELMAGAERTVVDMTTVGEENFPDPTDRALLESNRNFTLRLRDRDRKLLAKIKEAIKRIEAGTFGTCDGCGGEIEEKRLIARPVTSLCIDCKTVAEEEEVK
- the galT gene encoding galactose-1-phosphate uridylyltransferase; amino-acid sequence: MTELRKDPIVGRWVIISTERAKRPHEFPQESPPRREGVCPLCPGSERMTPPEILAYRQGGAPNDPNWTLRVVSNKFPALRIEGDLGKAADGIYDRMNGIGAHEVVIESERHDVDLFDLPEKRFEDVLWAFRDRLLDLKKDRRFKSVIIFKNHGAAAGASLAHTHSQLIALPVVPKRVMEEMNGCREYYRFRDRCVFCDIIVQEMEQKVRIVEETGEFLAFAPYAPRFPFETWIVPKRHQCAYEMIESDQARALAAVFRRTLRRLNLALENPPFNFIVHSAPFQEGAVDFFHWHIEIMPKLTKVAGFEWGSGFYINPTPPEESAKYMRELPE